One Frankia alni ACN14a DNA window includes the following coding sequences:
- a CDS encoding iron-containing redox enzyme family protein, with amino-acid sequence MTSSGGSGIARDGGSTATAARLTPPSPLAPRSRPSSPSGAEYGAVLTPAELAQPRLPEPRGALSEFLLDRLRRAPGAAGLGPAPGADDDVLYGEDGPLSLYCLYGLHYRGFAEVDDDWEWEPSLLAVRRRLEMDLLARLRAEADAAAAGDDGAAGDDGAAGHDGVAGHEGVAGDDGAAGDVAAALREVIARAGGRSLSRRLATTGTLEEFREYAMHRSLLQLIEADPHTWAIPRLTGAPKAALVEIQADEYGHGVERDMHQNLFAVTMRALDLDARPGAYLNRLPGPAFATVNVPSLFGLHRRLRGALVGHLALFEMTSVEPMGAYAAALRRLGLAAGARHFFEVHVVADAHHQTVAARDLAAALVAQDPALAVDVVFGARATTVVEGRCAEAILTAWDEGRSSLRGAPPAPR; translated from the coding sequence ATGACCAGCTCGGGGGGGTCCGGCATCGCGCGGGACGGGGGCTCCACGGCAACCGCCGCCCGGCTCACGCCCCCGTCACCCCTGGCGCCCCGGTCGCGCCCGTCATCCCCGTCGGGGGCGGAGTACGGCGCCGTGCTGACGCCCGCCGAGCTCGCGCAGCCGCGCCTGCCCGAGCCCAGGGGCGCGCTGTCCGAGTTCCTGCTCGACCGGCTGCGCCGGGCGCCCGGCGCAGCCGGGCTCGGGCCGGCGCCGGGCGCGGACGACGACGTGCTCTACGGCGAGGACGGCCCGCTGTCCCTCTACTGCCTCTACGGCCTGCACTACCGCGGCTTCGCCGAGGTCGACGACGACTGGGAGTGGGAGCCGTCGCTGCTCGCCGTGCGCCGCCGGCTGGAGATGGACCTGCTCGCCCGCCTGCGCGCCGAGGCAGACGCCGCCGCGGCCGGGGACGACGGAGCGGCCGGGGACGACGGGGCGGCCGGGCACGACGGAGTGGCCGGGCACGAGGGAGTGGCCGGGGACGACGGGGCGGCCGGGGACGTCGCGGCCGCGCTGCGGGAGGTGATCGCCCGGGCCGGTGGGCGTTCCCTGTCGCGGCGGCTGGCCACCACCGGCACGCTCGAGGAGTTCCGCGAGTACGCGATGCACCGTTCGCTGCTCCAGCTCATCGAGGCGGACCCGCACACCTGGGCGATCCCGCGCCTGACCGGCGCGCCGAAGGCGGCGCTGGTGGAGATCCAGGCCGACGAGTACGGCCACGGCGTCGAACGGGACATGCACCAGAACCTGTTCGCCGTGACCATGCGCGCCCTGGACCTCGACGCCCGTCCCGGCGCCTACCTGAACCGGTTGCCCGGGCCCGCGTTCGCGACCGTCAACGTGCCGTCGCTGTTCGGCCTGCATCGGCGGCTGCGCGGCGCGCTCGTCGGCCACCTGGCGCTGTTCGAGATGACGTCGGTGGAGCCGATGGGCGCCTACGCGGCGGCGCTGCGCCGCCTCGGCCTGGCCGCCGGGGCCCGTCACTTCTTCGAGGTCCACGTCGTCGCCGACGCCCATCACCAGACGGTCGCCGCCCGCGACCTCGCCGCGGCCCTCGTCGCCCAGGACCCGGCCCTGGCCGTCGACGTCGTCTTCGGCGCCCGGGCGACCACGGTGGTCGAGGGCCGCTGCGCGGAGGCGATCCTCACCGCGTGGGACGAGGGCCGGTCCTCCCTGCGCGGTGCGCCCCCGGCGCCGCGCTGA
- a CDS encoding methyltransferase: MPFFDPIESTFYGHCVERLLTSTELAPMLAGGIVEIGPGTARPVVEALQRSGSRVPITGYELDAEAARIASRAVAGAQLGNYTVVQGDFFAASAPARQARCAIGNPPYLPAIVRPVGASHLWGGHDGAHVARRVLSQEMDVVLLMIASISDPVGLVEHARAAGYRVADWLVRPIPFGGYSRQPWVRRRIGELARSGRAFFGPEGYLLAGVTWVRVGGPIAVAGEPDHAATVLRRILTAAGSAHDLDETAGVARTTTVDGRRRARIASGHHELPDRSVSRLSGSGA, translated from the coding sequence ATGCCCTTCTTCGACCCGATCGAGTCCACCTTCTACGGCCACTGTGTGGAGCGCCTGCTGACCTCGACCGAGCTTGCGCCGATGCTGGCCGGCGGCATCGTGGAGATCGGGCCGGGAACCGCCCGTCCGGTCGTCGAGGCGCTGCAACGCTCCGGGTCACGAGTGCCCATCACCGGGTACGAACTGGACGCCGAGGCAGCGCGGATCGCGAGTCGGGCGGTGGCCGGGGCGCAGCTGGGGAACTACACCGTCGTCCAGGGCGACTTCTTCGCCGCCTCCGCACCGGCGCGGCAGGCGCGGTGCGCGATCGGCAACCCGCCGTACCTGCCGGCGATCGTGCGGCCGGTCGGCGCCTCCCACCTGTGGGGCGGGCACGACGGCGCGCACGTCGCGCGGCGCGTCCTGTCCCAGGAGATGGACGTGGTGCTACTGATGATCGCCTCCATCTCCGATCCGGTGGGTCTCGTCGAGCACGCCCGCGCCGCCGGCTATCGGGTCGCGGACTGGTTGGTGCGGCCCATCCCGTTCGGGGGGTACTCCCGCCAGCCCTGGGTCCGCCGCCGCATCGGCGAGCTGGCCCGGTCGGGCCGTGCCTTCTTCGGCCCGGAGGGCTACCTGCTGGCCGGTGTCACCTGGGTCCGCGTCGGCGGGCCGATCGCCGTCGCCGGTGAGCCCGATCATGCCGCCACCGTGCTCCGCCGGATCCTCACCGCGGCGGGCAGCGCCCACGACCTCGACGAGACCGCCGGGGTCGCTCGGACGACGACCGTCGACGGCCGCCGCCGGGCGCGGATCGCCTCGGGGCACCATGAGCTGCCGGACCGGTCCGTCTCCCGCCTGTCGGGGAGCGGTGCATGA
- a CDS encoding serine hydrolase domain-containing protein, whose product MPPEPPEGPQSDAATRVPVAPASRPGPGGGLLPATERLLLQRVAAEQAGGRAPSLVAAVARDGRPVWAVGRGRAVGEGCAVGEGCAVGEGRGSRRPDADTQYRIGSITKTFTAVLVMRLRDEGRLALGDPLDRHLPGTAVGDRTVAQLLSHLGGIAAETPPPWWERVAGQAHPTLADALGPDPDRFRPGRRHHYSNVGFAVLGELVARLRGTSWAQALHRELLAPLGMVRTTALPVAPHAHGFAVHPHADVLLPEPAHDAGVLAPAGQLWSTAADLVRWSAVLAGHTDAVLSADTLAEMREPAAVEGDSGEWRLGAGLGVQLLREPGGVLVGHGGSMPGFVAALWTRPRGTAAVAMANATSGVAVVDLAVGLIDAVDTAEPPLAAEWVPAPVAGREPLDVTGVWYWGPAPYALSLRPDGGLLLAPLGRSGRRSRFRPGPGGSGTFLGVDGYFAGETLIPQRRSDGALSHLELASFVFTRAPYAPAGPVPGGVDAAGWRASPAPAPAPAPAAGGGQG is encoded by the coding sequence ATGCCGCCGGAGCCGCCGGAGGGCCCACAGTCGGACGCCGCGACCCGGGTGCCCGTGGCGCCCGCGTCGCGGCCGGGACCGGGCGGGGGCCTGCTGCCCGCCACCGAGCGGCTGTTGTTGCAGCGGGTCGCGGCCGAGCAGGCTGGCGGGCGGGCGCCGTCGCTCGTCGCCGCGGTGGCGCGCGACGGCCGCCCGGTGTGGGCGGTCGGGCGGGGCCGTGCCGTCGGTGAGGGCTGTGCCGTCGGTGAGGGCTGTGCAGTCGGTGAGGGCCGGGGCAGCCGGCGGCCTGACGCCGACACCCAGTACCGGATCGGCTCGATCACGAAGACCTTCACCGCGGTCCTGGTGATGCGCCTGCGCGACGAGGGTCGCCTGGCGCTCGGCGACCCCCTCGACCGGCATCTGCCGGGGACCGCGGTCGGCGATCGCACGGTCGCGCAGCTGCTGTCCCATCTCGGCGGCATCGCGGCCGAGACGCCGCCGCCGTGGTGGGAGCGGGTGGCCGGGCAGGCCCATCCCACCCTCGCCGACGCGCTCGGTCCCGACCCGGACCGGTTTCGCCCCGGACGTCGCCATCACTACTCCAACGTCGGATTCGCGGTCCTCGGCGAGCTCGTCGCCCGGCTGCGCGGGACGAGCTGGGCGCAGGCCCTGCACCGCGAGCTGCTGGCGCCGCTGGGGATGGTCCGCACCACCGCGCTGCCCGTCGCGCCGCACGCCCACGGCTTCGCCGTCCACCCGCACGCCGACGTGCTGCTGCCCGAGCCCGCCCACGACGCGGGCGTGCTGGCCCCGGCCGGCCAGCTCTGGTCGACCGCCGCGGACCTGGTGCGCTGGTCGGCCGTCCTCGCCGGGCACACCGACGCCGTGCTGTCCGCGGACACCCTCGCCGAGATGCGCGAGCCGGCCGCCGTCGAGGGTGACAGCGGCGAGTGGCGCCTGGGAGCCGGGCTCGGCGTGCAGCTGCTGCGCGAACCCGGTGGCGTGCTTGTCGGGCACGGGGGTTCGATGCCCGGCTTCGTCGCCGCCCTGTGGACCCGACCGCGGGGGACCGCAGCGGTGGCGATGGCGAACGCGACCAGCGGGGTCGCCGTCGTCGACCTCGCCGTCGGCCTGATCGACGCGGTCGACACGGCCGAGCCGCCGCTGGCGGCCGAGTGGGTGCCCGCGCCGGTGGCGGGGCGGGAGCCGCTCGACGTGACCGGCGTCTGGTACTGGGGGCCGGCGCCGTATGCGCTGTCGCTGCGGCCGGACGGCGGACTGCTGCTCGCGCCGCTGGGCCGCTCCGGCCGGCGATCCCGGTTCCGACCCGGCCCCGGCGGCAGCGGCACCTTCCTGGGCGTCGACGGCTACTTCGCCGGCGAGACCCTCATCCCGCAGCGCCGGTCCGACGGCGCTCTGAGCCACCTCGAACTCGCCTCGTTCGTCTTCACCCGGGCCCCCTACGCCCCCGCCGGCCCGGTACCCGGCGGCGTCGACGCGGCCGGCTGGCGCGCCTCTCCAGCCCCGGCTCCAGCCCCGGCTCCGGCCGCGGGTGGCGGGCAGGGCTGA
- a CDS encoding isopenicillin N synthase family dioxygenase, with translation MIPVIDISPDVDSPAGAQVAAAIGRACREIGFFQVVGHGVPAAVIDSAYAAVARFLAWPTEEKARLEHPHPFRGWSSHRRVGCDTDMQRFQACAVPSAAEAAALGVEERYLDYFQLCPWPDDVAFQEAFSAHFAAVRAVGRTLMSYFAVTLGLPSDYFAPALRHDVSDMAANHYHRADPADPADPTDPTGPADPIAADAHPVEAADLDTIDIVLPEHADSGMLTLLHQRGDYDGLQVRLLDGEVLTVPVRDDALVVNVGLLMSRWTNDQFLATRHRVAVPPRPGMTRTSLTTFCYPAVDTVIEPLATCVGADGPHYGPVTPYGWEAQYLAAQAAQYAANGELTPRVPLAPRQRG, from the coding sequence GTGATTCCCGTCATCGACATCAGCCCCGACGTCGACAGCCCCGCGGGCGCGCAGGTCGCCGCCGCCATCGGCCGGGCCTGCCGGGAGATCGGCTTCTTCCAGGTCGTCGGGCACGGGGTGCCGGCCGCCGTCATCGACTCCGCCTACGCCGCGGTGGCGCGCTTCCTGGCCTGGCCGACCGAAGAGAAGGCGAGGCTGGAGCACCCCCACCCGTTCCGCGGCTGGAGCAGTCACCGGCGGGTGGGCTGCGACACGGATATGCAGCGGTTCCAGGCCTGCGCCGTGCCGTCCGCGGCGGAGGCGGCGGCGCTGGGCGTCGAGGAGCGCTACCTGGACTACTTCCAGCTCTGCCCGTGGCCGGACGACGTCGCCTTCCAGGAGGCGTTCAGCGCCCACTTCGCCGCGGTGCGGGCGGTGGGCCGCACACTCATGTCCTACTTCGCCGTCACCCTGGGCCTGCCGTCGGACTACTTCGCGCCGGCGTTGCGTCACGACGTCAGCGACATGGCAGCCAACCACTACCACCGCGCCGACCCCGCCGATCCCGCCGATCCCACAGATCCCACCGGCCCCGCCGACCCCATTGCCGCCGACGCCCACCCCGTCGAGGCCGCCGACCTCGACACGATCGACATCGTTCTGCCCGAGCACGCCGACTCCGGCATGCTCACCCTGCTGCACCAGCGCGGCGACTACGACGGCCTGCAGGTGCGGCTGCTCGACGGCGAGGTCCTGACCGTGCCGGTGCGGGACGACGCGCTGGTGGTCAACGTCGGCCTGCTGATGTCCCGGTGGACCAACGACCAGTTCCTGGCCACGCGGCACCGCGTCGCCGTGCCGCCACGGCCCGGGATGACGCGGACCTCGCTGACCACGTTCTGCTACCCAGCGGTCGACACGGTGATCGAGCCGCTGGCGACCTGCGTGGGCGCGGACGGTCCGCACTACGGTCCGGTCACGCCGTACGGGTGGGAGGCACAGTACCTTGCCGCGCAGGCGGCTCAGTACGCCGCGAACGGCGAGCTCACGCCGCGGGTTCCACTGGCGCCGAGGCAAAGAGGCTGA
- a CDS encoding superoxide dismutase family protein codes for MRRRLSIIAAGLGLLLLSAAPAGAAGSPSPATTSGPIPSPAEADRVVAEPVVFGAWNDRQPPTAVTYDAHLVPPGTTAVALAVRGKRTVVGLIVQGLAPNHQFGAHVHQKACGATGTAAGAHYQNVPDPVQPSVNPRYANASNEVWLDFTTDDRGTGSAFAAVAWDFRAGGAHSIILHEHHTDSSPGAAGTAGARAACLTVPLS; via the coding sequence ATGCGACGGCGTCTGTCCATCATTGCGGCCGGGCTCGGACTGCTCCTGCTGTCCGCCGCGCCGGCCGGGGCCGCCGGCTCTCCGTCACCGGCCACGACCAGCGGCCCGATCCCGAGCCCGGCCGAGGCCGACAGGGTGGTCGCGGAGCCGGTGGTGTTCGGCGCGTGGAACGACCGGCAGCCGCCCACGGCCGTCACCTACGACGCCCATCTCGTGCCGCCGGGCACGACGGCGGTCGCGCTCGCCGTCCGCGGTAAGCGGACCGTGGTCGGCCTGATTGTTCAGGGCCTGGCGCCGAACCACCAGTTCGGTGCGCACGTCCATCAGAAGGCCTGCGGGGCGACCGGCACGGCCGCCGGTGCGCACTACCAGAACGTCCCCGATCCCGTGCAGCCGTCGGTGAACCCCCGCTACGCCAACGCGAGCAACGAGGTGTGGCTGGACTTCACCACCGACGACCGTGGCACGGGATCCGCGTTCGCGGCGGTCGCGTGGGACTTCCGGGCGGGCGGCGCGCACTCGATCATCCTCCACGAGCACCACACCGACAGCTCCCCCGGCGCCGCCGGGACGGCGGGCGCACGCGCGGCCTGCCTCACCGTCCCGTTGTCCTGA
- a CDS encoding DUF3291 domain-containing protein: MRDNQGMWELAQVNIARLRAPLDDPILADFVAALDPVNALADAAPGFRWRLQTEDGNATAIRAFAWDAGTSAGVIVNLTVWDSVESLGNFAFSGPHRDVLRRRREWFETMREAYAALWWVPAGVRPTTAQAEQRVRRLRRQGPTAYAFTLREPFPPPGGDPDPAALPDRRAHWTCPA; encoded by the coding sequence ATGCGGGACAATCAGGGAATGTGGGAACTCGCGCAGGTGAACATCGCCCGGTTGCGGGCGCCGCTGGACGATCCCATCCTCGCCGACTTCGTGGCCGCCCTCGATCCCGTGAACGCCCTCGCCGACGCGGCGCCGGGATTTCGGTGGCGGTTGCAGACGGAGGACGGCAACGCCACCGCGATACGCGCCTTTGCCTGGGACGCCGGCACGAGCGCCGGGGTCATCGTCAACCTGACGGTGTGGGATTCGGTCGAATCACTGGGGAACTTCGCGTTCTCCGGTCCGCATCGCGACGTGCTGCGACGGCGGCGCGAGTGGTTCGAGACCATGCGCGAGGCGTACGCGGCGTTGTGGTGGGTGCCCGCGGGCGTACGCCCGACGACGGCGCAGGCGGAGCAGCGCGTCCGCCGTCTGCGCCGGCAGGGGCCCACCGCGTACGCCTTCACGCTGCGCGAGCCGTTCCCGCCGCCGGGCGGCGATCCCGACCCGGCGGCGTTGCCGGACCGGCGGGCGCACTGGACCTGCCCGGCCTGA
- a CDS encoding hemerythrin domain-containing protein: MSDYCWCTATPAIEDLIREHDELVELSAEAREAFRRGDLDSLIDCCARISTVLGPHTVVEERGLFPPMATEFPEKIAILRGEHRRIEAVLAGAADGTARTDPAWAPLAVEMLTLLRRHIVKEQEGLFPAALAVLSNEQWDMLTAIRAGTSLIGS, from the coding sequence GTGTCTGATTACTGCTGGTGCACGGCCACTCCGGCCATCGAGGACCTGATCCGGGAGCACGACGAGCTGGTCGAACTCTCGGCCGAGGCGCGTGAGGCCTTCCGGCGGGGCGACCTCGACTCGCTGATCGACTGCTGCGCCCGGATCTCCACGGTCCTCGGCCCGCACACCGTGGTGGAGGAACGCGGCCTGTTCCCCCCGATGGCCACCGAGTTCCCGGAGAAGATCGCGATTCTGCGCGGCGAACACCGCCGGATCGAGGCGGTCCTCGCGGGCGCGGCCGACGGCACCGCCCGCACCGATCCGGCCTGGGCCCCCCTGGCCGTCGAGATGCTGACGCTGCTACGGCGGCACATCGTCAAGGAACAGGAGGGGCTCTTCCCCGCTGCCCTCGCCGTCCTCAGCAACGAACAGTGGGACATGCTCACCGCCATCCGCGCGGGAACGAGCCTCATCGGCTCCTGA
- the idi gene encoding isopentenyl-diphosphate Delta-isomerase: MSPQGPGTAVDVDDEVVLLDPDRRPCGTAPRLAVHGLDTPLHLAFSSYLFDAAGRLLVTRRALGKRTWPGVWTNSCCGHPRPGEDIALAVERRVDQELRLALTDLHCALPDFAYRATAADGLVENEVCPVYVARAVGDPDPDPAEVVEWRWVDWESYRQAALAAPWALSPWSVDQMTAFGQAAHPLTAALRAVG; encoded by the coding sequence GTGAGTCCACAAGGACCCGGTACCGCCGTCGACGTCGACGACGAGGTCGTGCTGCTGGACCCCGACCGCCGCCCCTGCGGGACGGCGCCCCGGCTCGCCGTGCACGGTCTCGACACGCCCCTGCACCTGGCCTTCTCCTCGTACCTGTTCGACGCGGCCGGCCGGCTGCTGGTCACCCGCCGGGCGCTGGGCAAGCGCACCTGGCCGGGGGTGTGGACCAACAGCTGCTGCGGGCATCCTCGCCCCGGTGAGGACATCGCCCTCGCCGTCGAGCGCCGGGTGGACCAGGAGCTGCGGCTGGCCCTGACCGACCTGCACTGTGCGCTGCCGGACTTCGCCTACCGCGCCACCGCCGCGGACGGGCTGGTGGAGAACGAGGTGTGTCCCGTCTACGTGGCCCGGGCGGTGGGCGACCCGGACCCGGACCCGGCCGAGGTCGTGGAGTGGCGCTGGGTCGACTGGGAGAGCTACCGGCAGGCGGCGCTCGCCGCGCCATGGGCGCTGAGCCCCTGGTCGGTCGATCAGATGACCGCGTTCGGCCAGGCCGCGCACCCGTTGACGGCCGCCCTGCGCGCCGTCGGCTGA
- a CDS encoding family 2B encapsulin nanocompartment shell protein, translating into MTEPVPTDPGATGAAPGEDPRLSLSTAAARNLATTTKSVPQMQEITSRWLLRVLPWVQTAGGVYRVNRRLTYVLGDGLVTFTSVGSEVRVVPGELAELPALRGFDGGALAGLADRFVQREYAPGDVLAETGAPADEVFLIAHGKIGKFGPGEYGAERSLGVLGDGEYFGDEVLTESELSWEYTARALTAATVLVLSRQQLAEISGQDAELSGHLEDYRSRPRPASNKQGEAEIAIAAGHAGEPDLPGTFVDYELKPREYELSVAQTVLRIHSRVADLYNEPINQLSQQLRLTVEALRERQEHELVNNPDFGLLHNADLRQRIHTRSGPPTPDDLDELLSRRRSTHFLLAHPRAIAAFGREATARGIYPATVLFHDQHVPAWRGVPLLPVSKIPISATGTTSILALRTGEENQGVIGLHHTGLADEYEPGLSVRFMGINEKAIISYLVTTYFSAAVLVPDALGILESVEIGR; encoded by the coding sequence ATGACCGAGCCCGTACCGACCGACCCCGGAGCGACCGGCGCGGCCCCCGGCGAGGACCCCCGGCTGAGTCTGAGCACGGCGGCCGCGCGCAACCTCGCGACGACCACCAAGTCCGTCCCGCAGATGCAGGAGATCACCTCGCGGTGGCTGCTGCGGGTGCTGCCCTGGGTCCAGACCGCCGGCGGCGTCTACCGGGTCAACCGGCGGTTGACCTACGTCCTCGGCGACGGGCTCGTCACGTTCACCTCCGTCGGATCCGAGGTGCGGGTGGTGCCCGGCGAGCTCGCTGAGCTGCCCGCGCTGCGCGGCTTCGACGGCGGCGCGCTCGCCGGTCTCGCCGACCGCTTCGTCCAGCGGGAGTACGCCCCGGGCGACGTGCTCGCCGAGACGGGCGCGCCCGCCGACGAGGTGTTCCTCATCGCCCACGGCAAGATTGGGAAGTTCGGTCCCGGCGAGTACGGCGCCGAGCGGTCGCTCGGGGTGCTCGGCGACGGCGAGTACTTCGGCGACGAGGTCCTCACCGAGTCGGAGCTGTCCTGGGAGTACACCGCCAGGGCGCTGACCGCCGCCACCGTGCTGGTGCTCTCCCGCCAGCAGCTCGCCGAGATCTCCGGGCAGGACGCCGAGCTCAGCGGGCATCTGGAGGACTACCGCAGCCGGCCGCGGCCGGCGAGCAACAAGCAGGGCGAGGCGGAGATCGCGATCGCCGCGGGGCACGCCGGCGAGCCGGACCTGCCGGGCACGTTCGTGGACTACGAGCTGAAGCCGCGCGAGTACGAGCTGTCCGTCGCCCAGACGGTGCTGCGCATCCACAGCCGCGTGGCCGACCTGTACAACGAGCCGATCAACCAGCTCTCCCAGCAGTTGCGACTCACCGTCGAGGCGCTGCGCGAGCGCCAGGAGCACGAGCTGGTCAACAACCCCGACTTCGGCCTGCTGCACAATGCCGACCTGCGCCAGCGCATTCACACCCGCTCGGGCCCGCCGACCCCGGACGACCTCGACGAGCTGCTCAGCCGGCGGCGCAGCACGCATTTCCTGCTCGCCCACCCGCGGGCCATCGCGGCTTTCGGCCGGGAGGCCACGGCGCGGGGAATCTACCCGGCTACCGTCCTGTTCCACGACCAGCACGTGCCGGCCTGGCGCGGCGTGCCGCTGCTGCCGGTGAGCAAGATTCCGATCAGCGCCACCGGGACGACGTCCATTCTTGCGCTGCGTACCGGCGAGGAGAACCAGGGCGTGATCGGCCTGCACCACACCGGGCTTGCCGACGAATACGAGCCGGGGCTGTCCGTCCGATTCATGGGCATCAACGAGAAGGCGATCATCTCCTACCTCGTGACGACCTACTTCTCCGCCGCCGTGCTCGTGCCGGACGCGCTCGGGATCCTGGAGAGCGTCGAGATCGGGCGCTGA
- a CDS encoding family 2 encapsulin nanocompartment cargo protein terpene cyclase gives MQPFTLPEFYVPYPARLSPHLEQAREHSREWARAMEMIDTPQHGIAIWTERDLDAHDYALLCAYTHPDATADRLNLITDWYVWVFYFDDHFLELYKRSHDLAGARAYLDRLPAFMPVDGEITEEPSNPVERGLADLWTRTVPARSADWRARFAVSTRNLLDESLWELENINAARLSNPIEYIEMRRKVGGAPWSANLVEHAADAEVPARVAATRPLQVLRDTFADAVHLRNDLFSYEREVTEEGELSNGVLVVERFLDIDTQAAADTVNDLLTSRLHQFEHTAATELPAVLDEHAIDPAGRLAALAYIKGLQDWQSGGHEWHLRSSRYMNREATPDAVPPGLGPLAGLGGTGSLVPAAGLPGIPGIPSLGTSAIQVLPSLLATAPRRIRSFANVPFRLVGPTPLPEFYLPYTTGLSPHLDSSRRAIIPWARSMGMLDRVPGIWDEHKLWSYDFALCSAGIHPDATADELDLTTAWLTWGTYGDDYYPVIFGASRNLAAAKLCNERLRLFMPVDGPLTEPPVNALERGLADLWERTGAGMEPAARATFRRTIEVMIDSWLWELANQAHNRIPDPVDYLEMRRATFGSDLTMSLCRLARWHSVPAEVFGTRPLRALENAAADYACLLNDIFSYQKEIQFEGEIHNCVLVVENFLDCDRGRAVEVVNALMTARMRQFEHVVDRELPDLFDRLDLDGEARAAIVSYARELQNWLAGILRWHQGTHRYEEAELRYHPAADRRPFGSPTGLGTSAADVRRLASR, from the coding sequence ATGCAGCCTTTCACCCTCCCCGAGTTCTACGTGCCCTATCCCGCACGGCTCAGTCCGCATCTTGAACAGGCCCGGGAACACAGCAGGGAGTGGGCCCGGGCGATGGAGATGATCGACACGCCCCAGCACGGCATCGCGATCTGGACCGAACGGGACCTCGACGCCCACGACTACGCCCTGCTGTGCGCCTACACCCATCCCGACGCCACCGCCGATCGCCTCAATCTGATCACCGACTGGTACGTCTGGGTCTTCTACTTCGACGACCACTTCCTCGAGCTCTACAAGCGGTCGCACGACCTGGCCGGTGCCCGGGCCTACCTCGACCGGCTCCCCGCGTTCATGCCGGTGGACGGCGAGATCACCGAGGAGCCGTCGAACCCGGTGGAGCGGGGCCTGGCCGACCTGTGGACACGGACCGTGCCGGCCCGCTCGGCCGACTGGCGGGCCCGCTTCGCCGTCAGCACCCGCAACCTGCTCGACGAGTCCCTCTGGGAACTCGAGAACATCAACGCCGCCCGGCTGTCCAACCCGATCGAGTACATCGAGATGCGCCGCAAGGTCGGCGGCGCCCCGTGGTCGGCGAACCTCGTCGAGCACGCCGCCGACGCCGAGGTCCCCGCCCGCGTCGCCGCCACCCGCCCGTTGCAGGTGCTGCGCGACACCTTCGCCGACGCGGTGCACCTGCGCAACGACCTGTTCTCCTACGAACGCGAGGTCACCGAGGAGGGCGAGCTCAGCAACGGGGTGCTGGTCGTGGAGCGGTTCCTGGACATCGACACGCAGGCCGCCGCCGACACCGTCAACGACCTGCTGACCTCCCGGCTGCACCAGTTCGAGCACACCGCCGCCACGGAACTGCCGGCCGTCCTCGACGAGCACGCCATCGACCCGGCGGGCCGGCTGGCGGCGCTGGCGTACATCAAGGGTCTGCAGGACTGGCAGTCCGGCGGGCACGAGTGGCACCTGCGCTCCAGCCGCTACATGAACCGCGAGGCGACACCCGACGCGGTCCCGCCCGGCCTCGGGCCGCTCGCCGGGCTCGGGGGGACGGGCAGCCTCGTCCCCGCCGCCGGGCTGCCCGGCATCCCGGGGATCCCCAGCCTCGGCACCTCGGCCATCCAGGTCCTTCCGTCGCTGCTCGCCACCGCACCGCGGCGGATCCGGTCCTTCGCCAACGTGCCGTTCCGGCTCGTCGGCCCGACCCCGCTGCCGGAGTTCTACCTGCCCTACACCACCGGACTGAGCCCCCATCTGGACTCCTCGCGACGCGCGATCATCCCCTGGGCGCGCTCGATGGGGATGTTGGACCGGGTGCCGGGCATCTGGGACGAACACAAGCTCTGGTCCTACGACTTCGCCCTGTGCTCGGCGGGCATCCATCCGGACGCGACCGCCGACGAGCTCGACCTCACGACGGCCTGGCTCACCTGGGGGACCTACGGGGACGACTACTACCCGGTGATCTTCGGCGCGTCCCGGAACCTGGCCGCGGCGAAGCTGTGCAACGAGCGCCTGCGGCTGTTCATGCCGGTCGACGGTCCGCTGACCGAGCCGCCGGTCAACGCCCTGGAACGCGGCCTCGCCGACCTGTGGGAACGGACCGGTGCCGGGATGGAGCCCGCCGCGCGGGCCACGTTCCGCCGGACGATCGAGGTGATGATCGACAGCTGGCTGTGGGAGCTGGCCAACCAGGCCCACAACCGCATCCCCGATCCCGTCGACTACCTGGAGATGCGCCGCGCGACCTTCGGCTCGGACCTGACGATGAGCCTGTGCCGGCTGGCTCGCTGGCACAGCGTGCCGGCGGAGGTCTTCGGGACCCGGCCGCTGCGGGCGCTGGAGAACGCCGCCGCGGACTACGCCTGCCTGCTCAACGACATCTTCTCCTACCAGAAGGAGATCCAGTTCGAAGGCGAGATCCACAACTGTGTGCTGGTCGTCGAGAACTTCCTCGACTGCGACCGCGGCCGGGCCGTCGAGGTGGTCAACGCGCTCATGACCGCCCGGATGCGGCAGTTCGAGCACGTCGTGGACCGTGAGCTGCCCGATCTGTTCGACCGCCTCGACCTCGACGGCGAGGCCCGCGCGGCGATCGTCTCCTACGCCCGGGAACTGCAGAACTGGTTGGCCGGCATCCTGCGATGGCACCAAGGGACGCACCGATACGAGGAGGCCGAACTGCGCTACCACCCCGCTGCCGACAGGCGGCCCTTCGGTAGCCCGACCGGGCTAGGCACCTCCGCCGCCGACGTTCGCCGGCTCGCGTCCCGCTGA